Proteins co-encoded in one Azospirillum brasilense genomic window:
- the mgrA gene encoding L-glyceraldehyde 3-phosphate reductase: protein MQSLYRADPARYTAMTYRRSGRSGLDLPAISLGLWQNFGGTDVFETGRAVLRRAFDRGVTHFDLANNYGPPPGSAEENFGRVLATDFKAHRDELIVSTKAGYDMWPGPYGSWGSRKYLTASLDQSLKRMGLDYVDIFYSHRVDPRTPLEETMGALDHAVRQGKALYVGISSYSPEMTRRAAVILKDLGTPCLIHQPSYSMLNRWIEGGLLDALEETGIGCIAFSPLAQGMLTTKYLNGQPTDARAAKGGTLKAHFLSPENLERVRALDAIAQRRGQTLAQMAIAWVLRDPRVTSALIGARNVEQLDNSLDALKNTAFTPEELAEIDRHAVDGGLNLWQNSSNAEAG, encoded by the coding sequence ATGCAATCGCTCTACCGCGCCGATCCGGCCCGCTACACCGCCATGACCTACCGCCGCAGCGGGCGGAGCGGGCTCGACCTGCCGGCCATTTCGCTGGGGCTGTGGCAGAATTTCGGCGGCACCGACGTGTTCGAGACCGGGCGCGCCGTGCTGCGCCGGGCCTTCGACCGTGGCGTCACCCATTTCGACCTCGCCAACAATTACGGCCCGCCGCCGGGATCGGCGGAGGAGAATTTCGGGCGCGTCCTGGCGACCGACTTCAAGGCCCACCGCGACGAGCTGATCGTCTCCACCAAGGCCGGCTACGACATGTGGCCCGGCCCCTACGGGAGCTGGGGCTCGCGCAAGTACCTGACGGCCAGCCTGGACCAGAGCCTCAAGCGGATGGGGCTCGACTATGTGGACATCTTCTACTCGCACCGCGTCGATCCGCGCACCCCGCTGGAGGAGACGATGGGCGCGCTCGACCACGCCGTGCGGCAGGGCAAGGCGCTCTATGTCGGCATCTCCTCCTACTCGCCGGAGATGACCCGGCGGGCGGCGGTGATCCTCAAGGACCTCGGCACGCCCTGCCTGATCCACCAGCCCTCCTATTCGATGCTGAACCGCTGGATCGAGGGCGGTCTTCTCGACGCGCTGGAGGAGACCGGGATCGGCTGCATCGCCTTCTCGCCGCTGGCCCAGGGCATGCTGACCACCAAGTATCTGAACGGCCAGCCCACCGACGCCCGCGCCGCCAAGGGCGGCACGCTGAAGGCGCATTTCCTGTCGCCGGAGAATCTGGAGCGGGTGCGCGCCCTGGACGCCATCGCCCAGCGGCGCGGCCAGACGCTGGCCCAGATGGCCATCGCCTGGGTGCTGCGCGACCCGCGGGTGACCTCCGCCCTGATCGGCGCCCGCAACGTCGAGCAGCTCGACAACTCGCTCGACGCGCTGAAGAACACCGCCTTCACGCCGGAGGAACTGGCCGAGATCGACCGCCACGCCGTCGATGGCGGGCTGAACCTGTGGCAGAACTCGTCGAACGCCGAAGCCGGCTGA
- a CDS encoding TRAP transporter large permease, protein MELTILAVTFFGFLVLGIPVAFAIGLSALCTILYEGLPVAVIFQQMMSGMNVFSFLAIPFFVFSGELMLHGGVADKIVATAKNMVGHIRGGLGMSNVVACTLFGGVAGSPVADVSAMGAVMIPMMKREGYHADYAVNVTTHAALVGALMPTSHNMIIYALAAGGKASIGALIAAGIVPALLLMVCNLGAAYYVAVKRGYPAGTFPGWAILGRSFAASAPGLLIVVIILAGITSGVFTATESASIAVIYALLLTTFVYRTLTWDHFLAAAAKTVKTTGVVLLLIGVSTMFQYIMGLYQVAEITGELMAGISTNPLVIFLLINIILFLLGTFMDMASTILICTPIFLPIAMQYGMDPVQFGIVMLINCALGLNTPPVGTTQFIGCAIGEVSVGQVMRSITPFYGALFVTLLLVTYVPTFSLWLPHLLMR, encoded by the coding sequence ATGGAACTGACCATTCTCGCCGTCACCTTCTTCGGCTTCCTCGTCCTGGGCATCCCGGTCGCCTTCGCCATCGGCCTGTCGGCGCTCTGCACCATCCTCTACGAGGGCCTCCCCGTCGCCGTCATCTTCCAGCAGATGATGTCCGGCATGAACGTCTTCTCCTTCCTCGCCATCCCCTTCTTCGTCTTCTCCGGCGAGCTGATGCTCCACGGCGGCGTCGCCGACAAGATCGTCGCCACCGCCAAGAACATGGTCGGCCACATCCGCGGCGGCCTCGGCATGTCCAACGTCGTCGCCTGCACGCTGTTCGGCGGCGTCGCCGGCTCCCCCGTCGCCGACGTCTCGGCCATGGGTGCGGTGATGATCCCGATGATGAAGCGCGAGGGCTACCACGCCGATTACGCCGTCAACGTCACCACCCACGCCGCCCTCGTCGGCGCGCTGATGCCGACCAGCCACAACATGATCATCTACGCGCTGGCCGCCGGCGGCAAAGCCTCCATCGGCGCGCTGATCGCCGCCGGCATCGTCCCGGCCCTGCTGCTGATGGTCTGCAACCTGGGGGCGGCCTACTACGTCGCGGTCAAGCGCGGCTACCCCGCCGGCACCTTCCCCGGCTGGGCCATCCTGGGCCGCTCCTTCGCCGCCTCGGCGCCCGGCCTGCTCATCGTCGTGATCATCCTGGCCGGCATCACGTCCGGCGTCTTCACCGCCACCGAGTCCGCCTCCATCGCGGTGATCTACGCGCTGCTGCTCACCACCTTCGTCTACCGCACGCTGACCTGGGACCATTTCCTGGCGGCGGCCGCCAAGACGGTCAAGACGACCGGCGTGGTCCTGCTGCTGATCGGCGTCTCCACGATGTTCCAGTACATCATGGGGCTGTACCAAGTGGCCGAGATCACCGGCGAGCTGATGGCGGGCATCTCGACCAACCCGCTGGTCATCTTCCTGCTGATCAACATCATCCTGTTCCTGCTCGGCACCTTCATGGACATGGCGAGCACGATCCTGATCTGCACGCCGATCTTCCTGCCGATTGCCATGCAGTACGGCATGGACCCGGTGCAGTTCGGCATCGTCATGCTGATCAACTGCGCACTCGGCCTCAACACCCCGCCGGTCGGCACCACCCAGTTCATCGGCTGCGCCATCGGCGAGGTCTCGGTCGGCCAGGTCATGCGCTCCATCACCCCCTTCTACGGCGCCCTCTTCGTCACCCTCCTCCTCGTCACCTACGTTCCGACCTTCTCCCTCTGGCTCCCCCATCTGCTGATGCGCTGA
- a CDS encoding TRAP transporter small permease, with protein sequence MDVELQAMDHSPPQSAGLLTRVNARLARSGMCVAMVGLMAIVGVVFYQVFGRYVLNNSPTWAESLAIVLVLYVTLIGAAVGVRDAGHIGLESFLVMLPDAIRRKVEIVIYALVGVFGACMAYNGWVLGTSVASYYIPNLHVSEAVRYIPLVLSGVLIVLFSIEHIVAIIRGEEVAPSWN encoded by the coding sequence ATGGATGTCGAGCTGCAAGCAATGGACCACAGCCCCCCGCAGAGCGCGGGCCTGCTGACGCGGGTGAACGCGCGGCTGGCGCGGTCGGGGATGTGCGTGGCGATGGTCGGCCTGATGGCCATCGTGGGCGTGGTGTTCTATCAGGTCTTCGGCCGCTACGTGCTGAACAACTCGCCGACCTGGGCGGAGAGCCTGGCCATCGTGCTGGTCCTCTACGTCACCCTCATCGGCGCCGCCGTCGGGGTCCGCGACGCCGGACACATCGGCCTGGAATCCTTCCTCGTCATGCTCCCCGACGCCATCCGCCGCAAGGTCGAGATCGTCATCTACGCCCTCGTCGGCGTCTTCGGCGCCTGCATGGCCTACAACGGCTGGGTGCTCGGCACCTCCGTCGCCTCCTACTACATTCCCAACCTGCACGTCTCCGAAGCCGTCCGCTACATCCCGCTCGTGCTCTCCGGCGTCCTGATCGTGCTCTTCTCCATCGAGCACATCGTCGCCATCATCCGCGGCGAGGAGGTCGCGCCGTCATGGAACTGA
- a CDS encoding TRAP transporter substrate-binding protein: protein MHLSTRGIRAALLAACAACTLLATPVVARDFRSADIHPADYPTVEAVKYVDKLLKERTGGKLGVKVYPNGALGTEKDTIEQLKIGGLDMMRINVAPLNNVVPETMVTALPFIFRSTEHMRAVLDGPIGDEILAAMESQGMIGLAFYDSGSRSMYSAAKPYKTLADMKGAKIRVQQSDLFVAMIQALGANATPMPFGEVYTALKTGIVDAAENNYPSYESSRHFEAAKYFTLTEHAMAPEVLVFSKVSWDRLSKDDQAAIRKAAKDSVPYMRKLWDEREQKSKDVVVKAGAQIVEVTNKQEFIDAMAPVYKQFASTPKLDGLVKRIQDTK from the coding sequence ATGCATCTTTCGACCCGCGGTATCCGCGCCGCCCTTCTCGCCGCCTGCGCGGCCTGCACCCTGCTCGCCACCCCGGTCGTGGCCCGCGACTTCCGCTCCGCGGACATCCACCCGGCCGACTACCCGACCGTCGAGGCCGTCAAGTACGTCGACAAGCTCCTGAAGGAGCGGACCGGCGGCAAGCTCGGCGTGAAGGTCTACCCGAACGGCGCGCTCGGCACCGAGAAGGACACCATCGAGCAGCTGAAGATCGGCGGGCTCGACATGATGCGCATCAACGTGGCACCGCTGAACAACGTCGTCCCGGAGACGATGGTCACGGCCCTGCCCTTCATCTTCCGCTCCACCGAGCACATGCGCGCCGTTCTGGACGGCCCGATCGGCGACGAGATCCTCGCCGCCATGGAAAGCCAGGGCATGATCGGCCTGGCCTTCTACGACAGCGGCTCGCGCAGCATGTATTCGGCCGCCAAGCCCTACAAGACGCTGGCCGACATGAAGGGCGCCAAGATCCGCGTCCAGCAGTCCGACCTGTTCGTCGCCATGATCCAGGCGCTGGGCGCCAACGCCACGCCGATGCCCTTCGGCGAGGTCTACACGGCGCTGAAGACCGGCATCGTCGACGCGGCGGAGAACAACTACCCGTCCTACGAGTCCTCGCGCCACTTCGAGGCCGCCAAGTACTTCACCCTGACCGAGCACGCGATGGCGCCGGAAGTGCTGGTCTTCTCGAAGGTTTCGTGGGACCGCCTGTCCAAGGACGACCAGGCCGCCATCCGCAAGGCCGCCAAGGACTCCGTCCCCTACATGCGCAAGCTGTGGGACGAGCGTGAGCAGAAGTCCAAGGACGTGGTCGTGAAGGCCGGCGCCCAGATCGTCGAGGTCACGAACAAGCAGGAGTTCATCGACGCGATGGCTCCCGTCTACAAGCAGTTCGCGAGCACGCCGAAGCTGGACGGCCTCGTGAAGCGCATCCAGGACACGAAGTAA
- a CDS encoding cupin domain-containing protein produces the protein MSTDVFVIDEAVAWQDLGAGVRRKILGHNDAMMMVRVEFETGAIGPQHRHPHVQCAVVEKGAFDVTIEGVTRRLGTGDGYMVPSNALHGVVALEPGVLLDIFTPPREDFLA, from the coding sequence ATGAGCACGGACGTTTTCGTGATCGACGAGGCGGTGGCGTGGCAGGACCTGGGCGCCGGGGTGCGCCGCAAGATCCTCGGCCACAACGACGCCATGATGATGGTGCGCGTCGAGTTCGAGACCGGCGCCATCGGACCGCAGCACCGCCACCCGCACGTCCAGTGCGCCGTGGTCGAAAAGGGTGCCTTCGACGTCACCATCGAGGGCGTCACCCGGCGGCTGGGCACCGGCGACGGCTACATGGTGCCGTCCAACGCCCTGCACGGCGTCGTCGCGCTGGAGCCGGGCGTCCTGCTCGACATCTTCACGCCCCCGCGCGAGGACTTCCTCGCCTGA
- the kduD gene encoding 2-dehydro-3-deoxy-D-gluconate 5-dehydrogenase KduD encodes MTNPFDLSGRTALVTGANGGIGQAIAVALARAGADIAVAGRTAPDETRALVEGLGRRFAAIPADLSSIAPIPAVMEEAVGTLGGLDILVNNAGLIRRDDPLDFTEADWDAVLDVNLKSVFFLCQAFGRYALGNGRKGKIINIASMLSFQGGIRVPSYAASKSGIAGITRLLANEWAGKGINVNAIAPGYVATSVTSALRADERRNAEILARIPAGRWSEPADMGGPAVFLASDASDYVHGTILPVDGGWLAR; translated from the coding sequence ATGACCAACCCCTTCGACCTCTCCGGCAGGACCGCCCTGGTCACCGGCGCCAACGGCGGCATCGGGCAGGCCATCGCGGTCGCCCTGGCGCGGGCCGGCGCCGACATCGCCGTGGCCGGGCGCACCGCGCCGGACGAGACGCGCGCGCTGGTCGAGGGGCTGGGCCGCCGCTTCGCCGCGATCCCCGCCGACCTGTCCAGCATCGCCCCGATCCCCGCGGTGATGGAGGAGGCGGTCGGCACGCTCGGCGGGCTGGACATCCTGGTCAACAACGCCGGGCTGATCCGCCGCGACGACCCGCTGGACTTCACCGAGGCCGACTGGGACGCCGTCCTGGACGTGAACCTGAAGTCGGTCTTCTTCCTCTGCCAGGCCTTCGGGCGCTACGCGCTGGGGAACGGGCGGAAGGGCAAGATCATCAACATCGCCTCCATGCTGTCCTTCCAGGGCGGCATCCGCGTGCCCTCCTACGCGGCGTCGAAGAGCGGCATCGCCGGGATCACCCGGCTGCTCGCCAACGAATGGGCGGGCAAGGGCATCAACGTGAACGCCATCGCGCCGGGCTACGTCGCGACCAGCGTCACCAGCGCGCTGCGCGCCGACGAGCGCCGCAACGCCGAAATTCTGGCCCGCATCCCCGCCGGACGCTGGAGCGAGCCCGCCGACATGGGCGGTCCCGCGGTGTTTCTGGCGTCCGATGCGTCCGATTACGTCCACGGCACGATCCTGCCGGTGGACGGCGGCTGGCTCGCCCGCTGA
- a CDS encoding GntR family transcriptional regulator, producing the protein MASTSRPALDAQPPGTAPGTVPGKTPKTVLGTVKEPRLSARATATAEIYRSLRGDIVAMRRKPGEPIVEKHVAESFGVSRTPVREALLRLADDGLVEIFPQSGTFVSRIPVNALPEAVVIRTSLECTAVRYAAVRAARSQIAALRANILLQQETMAAGDLDGFHEADEEFHRLISEIAGFPGLWNMAQQVKMQVDRYRRLTLPEPGRIPHVLAEHGGIVDAIAARDPAEAERLMTIHLGALLESVPNTQGANPFFFSGAQPDTPSKTKTESTPS; encoded by the coding sequence ATGGCTTCGACCTCCAGGCCCGCCCTGGACGCCCAACCACCCGGAACCGCTCCGGGGACCGTGCCCGGCAAGACGCCCAAGACCGTCTTGGGAACCGTCAAGGAACCGCGCCTGTCCGCCCGCGCCACGGCCACCGCGGAGATCTACCGGTCGCTGCGCGGGGACATCGTGGCCATGCGGCGCAAGCCGGGCGAGCCCATCGTGGAGAAGCACGTCGCGGAGTCCTTCGGCGTCAGCCGCACCCCGGTGCGTGAGGCCCTGCTGCGGCTGGCCGACGACGGGCTGGTCGAGATCTTCCCGCAGTCCGGCACCTTCGTCTCCCGCATTCCGGTCAATGCCCTGCCCGAAGCGGTGGTGATCCGCACCTCGCTGGAATGCACTGCGGTCCGCTACGCCGCCGTCCGTGCCGCGCGCAGCCAGATCGCAGCGCTGCGGGCCAACATCCTGCTCCAGCAGGAGACCATGGCGGCGGGCGATCTCGACGGCTTCCACGAGGCCGACGAGGAATTCCATCGCCTGATTTCCGAGATCGCCGGCTTCCCCGGCCTGTGGAACATGGCCCAGCAGGTGAAGATGCAGGTGGACCGCTACCGCCGCCTGACCCTGCCGGAGCCCGGCCGCATCCCGCATGTGCTGGCCGAGCACGGCGGCATCGTCGACGCCATCGCGGCGCGCGACCCGGCCGAGGCGGAGCGGCTGATGACGATCCATCTCGGCGCTCTGCTGGAGTCCGTACCTAACACCCAGGGGGCCAACCCCTTCTTCTTCTCCGGCGCGCAGCCGGACACCCCGTCGAAGACGAAGACAGAAAGCACCCCGTCATGA
- a CDS encoding class I SAM-dependent methyltransferase translates to MPHEMHEANRRSWNAATVAHNSHKGDQANFFQKGGSTLYDEELTLLGDIAGMDLLHLQCNAGQDSLSLANLGARVTGVDISDEAIDFASRLSNESGIPARFEREDLFEWFEQAARDGRTFDRVFSSYGAICWLSNIDTWARGISSVLRPGGKFVLVEFHPYAMVFNEQWQPHYDYFRTEPIRETGVGDYVAESRDGLALEGYQAGIENFVNPHPCFEFYWGVGDVVSSLIRAGLTLDRLVEYPYSNGWRGFESMRALDGKRWGPPETMPSIPLMYGVAAGK, encoded by the coding sequence ATGCCGCATGAGATGCACGAGGCCAATCGCAGGTCTTGGAACGCAGCGACTGTTGCGCACAACAGCCACAAAGGCGATCAGGCCAACTTCTTTCAGAAGGGCGGCAGCACGCTTTACGATGAAGAATTGACTTTGCTCGGCGACATTGCGGGCATGGATCTCCTGCACCTTCAGTGCAACGCCGGGCAGGACAGCTTGAGCCTCGCGAATCTTGGCGCCAGGGTGACAGGCGTCGACATCTCCGACGAGGCCATCGATTTCGCCTCCCGGCTTTCCAATGAAAGCGGCATTCCAGCCCGCTTCGAGCGCGAGGACCTGTTCGAATGGTTCGAGCAGGCGGCCAGGGACGGGCGGACCTTCGATCGCGTCTTCTCCTCCTATGGAGCCATCTGCTGGTTGTCGAACATCGACACGTGGGCGCGGGGCATCTCTTCGGTGCTCAGGCCGGGAGGGAAATTCGTCCTTGTGGAATTCCATCCCTACGCCATGGTTTTCAATGAGCAATGGCAGCCGCACTACGATTACTTCAGAACCGAACCCATCAGGGAGACCGGGGTGGGCGATTACGTGGCGGAGTCGCGCGACGGCTTGGCTCTTGAAGGTTATCAGGCCGGAATTGAGAACTTCGTCAACCCGCACCCTTGTTTCGAGTTCTACTGGGGAGTCGGCGACGTGGTGTCGTCGCTCATCCGTGCCGGACTGACTCTCGACCGGTTGGTCGAGTATCCCTATTCGAACGGCTGGCGCGGCTTCGAGAGCATGCGTGCGCTTGACGGAAAGCGCTGGGGGCCGCCGGAGACGATGCCCAGCATCCCTCTCATGTATGGTGTCGCTGCAGGCAAATGA
- a CDS encoding Gfo/Idh/MocA family protein, whose amino-acid sequence MTRPAPLTLGIVGFGKIARDQHVPAITATGLFRLAAVVSPHGASMEEIGLGDVPVFRSQAEMLAALPGLDAVAICTPPAVRHALTVEALRAGKHVLIEKPPAATLTELRLLLDAAEGAKRTLFAAWHSRFNAAVEETRRRLAGATVRHAAITWKEDVRRWHPGQDWIFAARGFGVFDPGINALSILTEILPAPVVVRDAELRVPANRDTPIAATLRMEGAAGSAVGIVTAAFDFLQEGEQTWTIAIETDGIGAEGGRLDLTHGGTRLSVDGVPVLAEPDAEYQGIYRRFHHLIADAAGDVDARPLQLVADACLVGRWRTTDAFHW is encoded by the coding sequence ATGACCCGTCCCGCCCCGCTCACGCTCGGCATCGTCGGCTTCGGCAAGATCGCCCGCGACCAGCATGTCCCGGCCATCACCGCCACCGGCCTGTTCCGCCTCGCCGCGGTGGTCAGCCCGCACGGCGCCTCCATGGAGGAGATTGGGCTCGGCGACGTGCCGGTCTTCCGCAGCCAGGCGGAGATGCTGGCCGCCCTGCCCGGCCTCGACGCCGTGGCGATCTGCACGCCGCCCGCCGTCCGCCATGCCCTGACGGTGGAGGCGCTGCGCGCCGGCAAACATGTCCTGATCGAGAAGCCGCCGGCCGCCACCCTGACGGAGCTGCGCCTGCTGCTCGACGCGGCGGAGGGCGCCAAGCGCACGCTGTTCGCCGCGTGGCATTCCCGCTTCAACGCGGCGGTCGAGGAGACGCGGCGGCGGCTGGCCGGCGCCACCGTCCGCCACGCCGCCATCACCTGGAAGGAGGACGTGCGACGCTGGCATCCGGGCCAGGATTGGATCTTCGCGGCGAGGGGCTTCGGCGTCTTCGATCCGGGCATCAACGCCCTGTCGATCCTGACCGAGATCCTGCCGGCCCCCGTCGTCGTCCGCGACGCCGAGCTGCGGGTCCCCGCCAACCGCGACACGCCCATCGCCGCCACCCTGAGGATGGAGGGGGCTGCGGGCTCCGCCGTCGGGATAGTGACGGCCGCCTTCGACTTCCTCCAGGAGGGCGAGCAGACCTGGACCATCGCCATCGAAACGGACGGCATCGGGGCGGAGGGTGGGCGGCTCGACCTGACCCATGGCGGCACGCGGCTGAGTGTGGACGGCGTGCCCGTGCTGGCCGAGCCCGACGCCGAGTACCAGGGCATCTACCGACGCTTCCACCATCTGATCGCGGACGCGGCCGGCGACGTCGACGCCCGTCCGCTGCAACTGGTGGCCGACGCCTGTCTGGTCGGGCGCTGGCGCACCACCGACGCCTTCCACTGGTAA
- the mmsB gene encoding multiple monosaccharide ABC transporter permease, producing the protein MSAELNLPARGPRVSMGRFVKAHMREYGMLLSLVAIVLFFQYMTDGTLLQPLNLTNLVLQNSYIVIMALGMLLVIVAGHIDLSVGSVVALIGALAATLMVRLHLDFVTTTLLCLLAGAAIGAVQGFWVAYLRIPSFIVTLAGMLVFRGLCLILLAGQSVGPFPVEFQRLSSGFIPDFLALDAFNMGRFHLTSLLLCGAVATALVVMNTMARLRRQSVAIEQEPLPLFVAKNVALAAVLLYVGQLMASYRGLPNVLIIMSVLIALYSFVTRNTTVGRRVYALGGNEKAAKLSGIDTRRLSFYTFVNMGVLAALAGLIFAARLNTATPKAGVSFELDVIAACFIGGASASGGVGRVTGAVIGAFIMGVMNNGMSILGIGIDWQQVIKGMVLLAAVTIDVYNKNKA; encoded by the coding sequence ATGAGTGCCGAACTCAACCTTCCGGCGCGCGGCCCGCGGGTGTCCATGGGACGGTTCGTGAAGGCGCACATGCGCGAGTACGGGATGCTGCTGTCGCTGGTCGCGATCGTCCTGTTCTTCCAGTACATGACCGACGGCACGCTGCTGCAGCCGCTGAACCTGACCAACCTCGTGCTGCAGAACAGCTACATCGTCATCATGGCGCTGGGCATGCTGCTGGTGATCGTCGCCGGGCACATCGACCTGTCGGTGGGCTCGGTCGTCGCCCTCATCGGCGCGCTGGCGGCGACGCTGATGGTGCGGCTCCACCTGGACTTCGTCACCACGACGCTGCTGTGCCTGCTGGCCGGGGCGGCGATCGGGGCGGTGCAGGGCTTCTGGGTCGCCTATCTTCGCATCCCCTCCTTCATCGTGACGCTGGCCGGCATGCTGGTCTTCCGCGGCCTGTGCCTGATCCTGCTGGCCGGCCAGTCGGTCGGTCCCTTCCCGGTGGAGTTCCAGCGCCTCAGCTCCGGCTTCATCCCGGATTTCCTGGCGCTCGACGCCTTCAACATGGGCAGGTTCCACCTCACCAGCCTGCTGCTCTGCGGGGCGGTCGCCACCGCGCTGGTGGTGATGAACACCATGGCACGCCTGCGCCGGCAGAGCGTCGCCATCGAGCAGGAGCCGCTGCCGCTGTTCGTGGCGAAGAACGTCGCGCTGGCCGCCGTCCTGCTCTATGTCGGGCAGCTGATGGCCTCCTACCGCGGCCTGCCCAACGTGCTGATCATCATGAGCGTGCTGATCGCGCTCTACAGCTTCGTCACCCGCAACACCACGGTGGGTCGGCGCGTCTACGCGCTGGGCGGCAACGAGAAGGCGGCCAAGCTGTCCGGCATCGACACGCGGCGTCTCAGCTTCTACACCTTCGTCAACATGGGGGTGCTGGCGGCGCTGGCCGGGCTGATCTTCGCCGCGCGCCTGAACACCGCCACGCCGAAGGCCGGCGTCTCGTTCGAGCTGGACGTGATCGCCGCCTGCTTCATCGGCGGCGCCTCGGCGTCGGGCGGGGTGGGCCGGGTGACCGGTGCGGTGATCGGCGCCTTCATCATGGGCGTGATGAACAACGGCATGTCGATCCTGGGCATCGGCATCGACTGGCAGCAGGTCATCAAGGGGATGGTGCTGCTCGCCGCCGTGACCATCGACGTCTACAACAAGAACAAGGCGTGA
- the mmsA gene encoding multiple monosaccharide ABC transporter ATP-binding protein, whose amino-acid sequence MDSILERSSLAMPILEMSGITKTFPGVKALDNVNLSVREGEIHALIGENGAGKSTLMKVLSGVYPQGSFDGEIRFRGQPQAFRGIADSERLGIIIIHQELALVPLLSITENLFLGNEQAKRGVIDWDAATLRARELLRLVGLHDPPETLITDIGVGKQQLVEIAKALSKEVKLLILDEPTASLNESDSDALLELLLQFKARGIASILISHKLNEIAKVADRVTILRDGTTVETLDCREAVVSQDRIIRGMVGRALSDRYPRRTTVPGEVLFEVKGWSADHPAHPGRRVVRDVNLTVRRGEVVGIAGLMGAGRTEFAMSLFGRSYGRNIRGQAFLGGREIDVSTISRAMANGLAYATEDRKHLGLVLDNDIRHNVTLANLKGVAKRWVIDHEREIQVAEQFRRRLRIRCAGVFQETVNLSGGNQQKVVLSKWLFADPQVLILDEPTRGIDVGAKYEIYTIINQLVAEGRGVVLISSEMPELLGVADRIYVMNAGEMVAEMPAAEASQEKIMRAIMRSGETLMSGEALP is encoded by the coding sequence ATGGACTCCATCCTGGAGCGGTCCAGTCTGGCGATGCCGATCCTGGAGATGAGCGGCATCACCAAGACCTTTCCCGGCGTGAAGGCGCTCGACAACGTCAACCTGTCGGTCCGCGAGGGCGAGATCCACGCGCTGATCGGCGAGAACGGCGCCGGCAAATCGACGCTGATGAAGGTGCTGAGCGGGGTCTACCCGCAAGGCAGCTTCGACGGCGAAATCCGCTTCCGCGGCCAACCGCAGGCCTTCCGCGGCATCGCCGACAGCGAGCGGCTGGGCATCATCATCATCCACCAGGAGCTGGCGCTCGTCCCGCTGCTGTCGATCACCGAGAACCTCTTCCTCGGCAACGAGCAGGCGAAACGGGGGGTGATCGACTGGGACGCCGCCACCCTGCGGGCGCGGGAGCTGCTGCGCCTGGTCGGGCTGCACGACCCGCCGGAAACCCTGATCACCGACATCGGCGTCGGCAAGCAGCAGCTCGTGGAGATCGCCAAGGCGCTGTCCAAGGAGGTCAAGCTGCTGATCCTGGACGAGCCGACCGCCAGCCTGAACGAGAGCGACAGCGACGCCCTGCTGGAATTGCTGCTGCAGTTCAAGGCGCGCGGCATCGCCTCCATCCTCATCTCGCACAAGCTGAACGAGATCGCCAAGGTCGCCGACCGGGTGACCATCCTGCGCGACGGCACGACGGTGGAGACGCTGGACTGCCGCGAGGCCGTGGTCAGCCAGGACCGCATCATCCGCGGCATGGTCGGGCGCGCGCTGTCGGACCGCTACCCCAGGCGGACCACCGTGCCCGGCGAGGTGCTGTTCGAGGTCAAGGGCTGGAGCGCCGACCACCCGGCCCATCCCGGCCGGCGCGTCGTCCGCGACGTCAACCTGACCGTCCGCCGCGGCGAGGTGGTGGGCATCGCCGGGCTGATGGGCGCCGGTCGCACCGAGTTCGCGATGAGCCTGTTCGGCCGCTCTTACGGCCGCAACATCCGCGGGCAGGCCTTCCTCGGCGGGCGGGAGATCGACGTCTCCACCATCAGCCGGGCCATGGCGAACGGCCTCGCCTACGCGACGGAGGACCGCAAGCATCTCGGCCTCGTGCTCGACAACGACATCCGCCACAACGTCACGCTGGCGAACCTCAAAGGGGTGGCGAAACGCTGGGTCATCGACCATGAGCGCGAGATCCAGGTGGCGGAGCAGTTCCGGCGCCGGCTGCGCATCCGCTGCGCCGGCGTGTTCCAGGAGACGGTCAACCTGTCGGGCGGCAACCAGCAGAAGGTCGTGCTCAGCAAGTGGCTGTTCGCCGACCCGCAGGTGCTGATTCTCGACGAGCCGACCCGCGGCATCGACGTCGGCGCCAAGTACGAGATCTACACCATCATCAACCAGCTGGTCGCCGAGGGCCGGGGCGTCGTCCTGATCTCCTCGGAGATGCCGGAGCTGCTGGGCGTCGCCGACCGCATCTACGTGATGAACGCCGGCGAAATGGTCGCCGAGATGCCGGCGGCGGAGGCCAGCCAGGAGAAAATCATGCGGGCGATCATGCGCTCCGGCGAGACGCTGATGTCCGGGGAGGCTCTGCCATGA